In a genomic window of Bradyrhizobium ontarionense:
- a CDS encoding pyroglutamyl-peptidase I, producing the protein MSEPLRILLTGFGPFPGAPFNPTMPLVKRLSELRRPAFDDVSITSHIFHVTYRTVDRELPELIAERRPHALLMFGLAARTSYLRIETRARNAVTTTFPDADRNVARKGTIVAGAAAIPFGPHTERLLRAARATGIDARPSRDAGSYLCNYLSWRAIEATRAVEGPRLASFIHIPPLPRAGTSLPHGSSRITLEALVDAGEAVLMELVKLTRQACHRTP; encoded by the coding sequence ATGAGCGAGCCGCTTCGTATCCTGCTGACCGGCTTCGGGCCGTTTCCCGGCGCGCCGTTCAATCCGACCATGCCGCTGGTGAAGCGGCTGTCGGAGCTTCGCCGTCCCGCCTTCGACGACGTCAGCATCACCAGCCATATCTTTCACGTCACCTACCGCACCGTCGATCGCGAGCTGCCCGAGCTGATCGCCGAACGACGCCCGCATGCCCTCTTGATGTTCGGACTCGCCGCGCGAACGTCCTATCTCCGGATCGAGACGCGCGCCCGCAATGCAGTCACGACCACCTTCCCCGACGCCGACCGCAATGTCGCGCGCAAGGGCACCATCGTCGCGGGCGCGGCTGCGATACCGTTCGGGCCGCATACGGAGCGGCTGCTGCGCGCCGCACGGGCGACGGGGATCGACGCGCGGCCATCACGCGACGCCGGCAGTTATCTCTGTAACTATCTGAGCTGGCGAGCGATCGAGGCTACCAGAGCCGTCGAGGGGCCGCGGCTCGCTTCGTTCATTCATATTCCCCCGCTGCCGAGGGCAGGCACGTCGTTGCCGCACGGCAGCTCGCGCATCACGCTGGAGGCGCTCGTCGACGCCGGCGAGGCCGTGCTGATGGAGCTGGTGAAGCTGACCCGTCAGGCATGTCACCGGACGCCGTGA
- a CDS encoding cupin domain-containing protein has translation MKLDIDTAPILAGSRYPDGFNDQCRDMFRRRLAKAAGLTQVGINLLELPPGAWSSQRHWHTQAEEFVYVVDGEVVLVTEGREDILRRGDCAAFLPNDANGHHLQNRSQTIARVLEIGSPVTRNDECHYPDIDLHATASGHFHKDGTPY, from the coding sequence ATGAAACTGGACATCGATACCGCGCCGATTCTGGCGGGTTCGCGTTACCCCGACGGCTTCAATGATCAATGCCGGGACATGTTTCGACGCCGGCTGGCGAAAGCCGCGGGCCTGACGCAGGTCGGCATCAATCTGTTGGAGCTGCCGCCGGGCGCCTGGTCGAGCCAACGGCATTGGCACACCCAGGCGGAAGAATTCGTCTATGTCGTCGACGGCGAGGTCGTGCTGGTGACCGAAGGGCGCGAGGACATCCTGCGGCGCGGCGATTGCGCTGCTTTTCTACCCAATGATGCCAACGGTCATCATCTGCAGAACCGATCCCAGACCATCGCACGTGTTCTGGAGATCGGTTCGCCTGTGACCCGCAACGATGAATGCCACTATCCGGACATCGATCTTCACGCCACAGCGTCCGGCCATTTCCATAAGGACGGGACGCCGTACTGA
- a CDS encoding GlsB/YeaQ/YmgE family stress response membrane protein: protein MHLSNESLLVIVFVGIVAGWLAGRVMEGGGFGLIGDLLVGLVGAFIGNWLLPQLGIHLGVGIVAAIINAFIGAVVLLLILRLIGGGFGGRRRWSV, encoded by the coding sequence ATGCATCTATCCAATGAGAGCTTACTGGTTATCGTGTTCGTCGGGATCGTCGCCGGGTGGCTGGCGGGACGTGTCATGGAGGGCGGTGGTTTCGGCCTGATCGGCGACCTGCTGGTTGGCCTCGTCGGCGCCTTCATCGGCAATTGGCTGTTGCCGCAGCTCGGCATCCATCTCGGCGTCGGAATTGTCGCCGCGATCATCAACGCCTTCATCGGTGCCGTGGTTCTGCTGCTCATCCTGCGCCTGATCGGCGGAGGATTTGGCGGTCGGCGCCGCTGGAGCGTCTGA
- a CDS encoding TIGR03808 family TAT-translocated repetitive protein — protein sequence MDVHRRRLLAGSAAGAAGAVALPVNAAWAAPLISTLGRDATQYGVKPNSPDDQTRALQRAIDEAARAQMPLALPPGTYRSAMLRLAAGSQLVGVRGATRLVFSGGGPSLLSAEGADGIGIAGVSLDGGAIALPPRRGLLHLAGVRDARIVDCEITRSGGAGIWLEQVSGELSGNILTDIASTAIVSFDALGLIVARNTIRGTRDNGIEILRTALGDDGTMVTDNRIEDIKAGPGGSGQYGNAINAFRAGNVIISGNRIRNCDYSAVRGNSASNIQIVGNSVTDVREVALYSEFSFEGAVISGNTVDGAAFGVSVCNFNEGGRIAVVQGNVIRNLIPKRPIGTAPDDEAGIGIYVEADSSVTGNVVENAPSYGIVAGWGRYLRDVVISGNVIRNALAGVGVSVVPGAGTAIVSNNMISGTPRGAVIGLDHIKAVTGDLTQENAQRFAQLSVNGNAVPR from the coding sequence ATGGACGTCCATCGCCGCCGCCTTCTGGCTGGATCGGCTGCCGGTGCCGCCGGGGCAGTGGCCTTGCCGGTGAATGCCGCATGGGCCGCCCCCTTGATCTCCACGCTTGGCCGCGATGCCACGCAATATGGCGTCAAGCCGAACAGTCCCGATGACCAGACCCGCGCGCTGCAGCGCGCGATCGACGAGGCGGCGCGCGCGCAGATGCCGCTGGCGCTGCCGCCCGGCACCTATCGCAGCGCGATGCTGCGCCTCGCCGCAGGCAGCCAATTGGTCGGCGTTCGCGGCGCAACCAGGCTCGTCTTCTCCGGCGGCGGTCCATCCCTGCTATCAGCAGAAGGCGCCGACGGCATCGGCATAGCCGGCGTGTCGCTCGACGGCGGCGCCATCGCCCTGCCGCCGCGCCGTGGTCTGCTGCATCTCGCTGGCGTCCGCGACGCCCGCATCGTCGATTGCGAGATCACCCGGTCCGGTGGCGCCGGCATCTGGCTCGAACAGGTGTCGGGCGAGCTCAGCGGCAACATCCTCACCGACATCGCCTCGACCGCCATCGTATCGTTCGACGCGCTCGGCCTGATCGTGGCGCGCAACACCATCAGGGGCACCCGCGACAACGGCATCGAGATCCTGCGCACCGCGCTCGGCGACGACGGCACGATGGTGACAGACAATCGCATCGAGGACATCAAGGCCGGCCCCGGCGGCTCCGGCCAGTACGGCAACGCCATCAACGCCTTCCGCGCCGGCAACGTGATCATCAGCGGCAACCGCATCAGGAACTGCGACTACTCGGCGGTGCGCGGCAACTCGGCGTCCAACATCCAGATCGTCGGCAACAGCGTCACCGACGTGCGCGAGGTCGCGCTCTATTCGGAATTCTCGTTCGAGGGCGCGGTCATCAGCGGCAACACGGTGGACGGCGCCGCGTTCGGCGTCTCCGTCTGCAACTTCAACGAAGGCGGCCGTATCGCGGTCGTCCAGGGCAACGTCATCCGCAACCTGATTCCAAAGCGGCCGATCGGCACCGCGCCCGACGACGAAGCCGGCATCGGCATCTATGTCGAGGCCGACTCCTCCGTGACCGGCAACGTCGTCGAGAACGCCCCGTCCTACGGCATCGTCGCCGGCTGGGGCCGCTATCTCCGGGACGTCGTCATTTCCGGCAACGTGATCCGCAATGCCCTGGCGGGCGTCGGCGTCTCCGTCGTTCCAGGCGCCGGCACGGCGATCGTCAGCAACAACATGATTTCAGGCACGCCGCGTGGCGCCGTGATCGGCCTCGATCACATCAAGGCCGTTACCGGTGACCTGACCCAGGAGAACGCGCAGCGATTTGCGCAGTTGAGCGTCAACGGCAACGCCGTCCCACGATGA
- a CDS encoding TIGR03809 family protein produces MTHRPDVACSRELAARWCALAERRLDHLTELFQSGRWRRYYTEQSLLDDIRHAKAAVQAWKALSVEPEAVSIVPSQTPSVVAAVPPAPTRPAVSETIAYRPIELPRSLETILAESEIIVQAEIELAGDDLEPDYVIEPDYVVEEDIAPEPTAAAPRIDMAALEQALSIGIGHEVEDHEPMVDLDAIERRYPALAHAY; encoded by the coding sequence ATGACACATCGACCGGACGTGGCTTGCAGCCGCGAACTGGCTGCACGCTGGTGCGCGCTCGCCGAAAGGCGGCTCGACCATCTGACCGAACTGTTCCAGAGCGGCCGGTGGCGCCGCTATTACACCGAGCAATCTCTCCTGGACGATATCCGGCATGCCAAGGCCGCGGTGCAGGCCTGGAAGGCGCTGTCCGTCGAACCCGAGGCGGTCAGTATCGTGCCCAGCCAGACGCCGTCCGTGGTCGCGGCCGTCCCACCGGCGCCGACGCGCCCGGCGGTGTCGGAGACGATCGCGTATCGCCCGATCGAGCTGCCGCGCTCGCTCGAAACCATCCTTGCGGAGTCCGAAATCATTGTTCAGGCCGAGATCGAGCTGGCCGGGGATGATCTGGAACCGGACTACGTCATCGAACCGGACTACGTGGTCGAGGAGGACATCGCGCCGGAGCCGACCGCTGCGGCGCCGCGCATCGACATGGCCGCGCTGGAGCAGGCTTTGAGCATCGGCATCGGCCACGAGGTGGAAGACCACGAGCCCATGGTCGATCTCGATGCCATCGAGCGCCGCTATCCGGCGTTGGCGCACGCCTATTGA
- a CDS encoding S8 family serine peptidase translates to MSFSALLRSVRSLALLSAVAAAAFAGGDLRARAQAMLRSPTLNIPSRTPTVTNIPSRTPSINAGAALRAPPPHLPGVAVRPSLPNARYSPNLQAACRPADRSASGECLDRPPLAAEAGQGGSAVGTSKGKSAKGKLAKAGQRREPAAAADPKTIANELVVEIDGSLSTDQADALARRHRLQRVSSQAFPLIDATIGLFRMTDRRSVETVSRALASARDVRSVQPNYRYALQEQMSPRAEGDPAQYALAKLRLPEAHRLVQGSNVTIAVIDSGIDLKHPEFVDASFDAFDALGADEGPQVHGTGIAGVIVSHARLMGSAPYARIIAIRAFGVGKKSGGPESSSYVILKALDYAALHGAQIVNMSFAGPKDPLLERAIAAVAAKDIVMVAAAGNAGATSPPLYPAANPNVIAVSATDTRDQLLPASNRGNYIALAAPGADIFLPAPDGKYQVISGTSFSAAYVSGLAALVLERNPALKPETVRTVLTRTARDLGSPGRDDLFGAGEADALAAVQAVVSPQDAPAASAAPSVELPRDMGQEAAPARELRPASAASASRESAGGTLLLPAQQ, encoded by the coding sequence ATGTCGTTCAGCGCGTTGTTGCGGTCCGTAAGATCTCTGGCGTTGTTGAGCGCAGTCGCCGCGGCTGCCTTCGCGGGCGGCGATTTGCGCGCCCGGGCCCAGGCGATGCTGCGTTCGCCCACCCTCAACATCCCGAGCCGGACGCCGACCGTCACGAACATCCCGAGCCGGACGCCAAGCATTAATGCCGGCGCAGCGCTGCGCGCGCCGCCGCCGCATCTGCCGGGCGTTGCCGTGCGCCCGAGTCTGCCGAATGCGCGCTATTCGCCGAACCTGCAGGCCGCGTGCAGGCCGGCCGATCGCAGCGCATCGGGTGAGTGTCTCGACCGGCCGCCATTGGCGGCCGAGGCCGGCCAGGGCGGATCGGCTGTGGGGACATCGAAGGGCAAGTCGGCAAAGGGCAAGTTGGCCAAGGCGGGGCAACGCCGCGAGCCGGCCGCAGCCGCGGATCCCAAGACCATCGCCAACGAGCTCGTCGTCGAGATCGACGGCAGCCTCTCGACTGATCAGGCCGACGCGCTCGCGCGCCGCCATCGTCTGCAGCGTGTCAGCTCACAGGCCTTTCCGCTGATCGACGCGACCATCGGCCTGTTCCGCATGACCGACCGCCGATCCGTGGAGACGGTGAGCCGCGCCCTCGCGTCGGCTCGAGACGTGCGCTCGGTGCAGCCGAACTATCGCTATGCGCTGCAGGAGCAGATGTCGCCTCGAGCAGAAGGCGATCCAGCCCAATATGCGCTGGCAAAGCTGCGGCTGCCCGAAGCCCACAGGCTGGTGCAGGGCTCGAACGTCACGATCGCGGTGATCGATTCCGGCATCGATCTCAAGCACCCGGAATTCGTCGACGCGTCGTTCGATGCTTTCGATGCACTCGGCGCCGACGAAGGTCCGCAGGTCCACGGCACCGGCATCGCCGGCGTGATCGTGTCGCATGCGCGGCTGATGGGCAGCGCGCCCTATGCGCGGATCATCGCCATCCGTGCCTTCGGTGTCGGCAAGAAGAGTGGCGGCCCTGAGAGCAGCTCCTATGTGATCCTCAAGGCGCTGGACTACGCCGCGCTGCATGGCGCGCAGATCGTCAATATGAGCTTCGCCGGCCCGAAGGACCCGTTGCTCGAGCGGGCGATTGCGGCCGTCGCGGCCAAGGACATCGTGATGGTCGCCGCGGCCGGCAATGCCGGCGCGACGTCGCCGCCGCTCTATCCCGCCGCCAATCCGAACGTCATCGCGGTCAGCGCGACCGATACCAGGGATCAGCTGCTGCCGGCGTCGAACCGCGGCAACTACATCGCGCTCGCCGCACCCGGCGCCGACATCTTCCTGCCCGCGCCCGATGGCAAGTATCAGGTGATTTCCGGGACCTCGTTTTCCGCGGCCTATGTCAGCGGGCTCGCGGCCCTGGTGCTGGAACGCAATCCGGCACTGAAGCCGGAGACGGTCCGCACCGTGCTGACCAGGACTGCACGCGATTTGGGATCGCCGGGGCGGGACGATCTGTTCGGGGCAGGCGAGGCGGATGCCCTGGCGGCGGTCCAGGCGGTGGTGTCGCCACAGGATGCTCCGGCGGCGTCGGCCGCTCCGTCGGTGGAACTGCCGCGCGACATGGGGCAGGAGGCTGCGCCGGCGCGCGAGCTGCGTCCGGCATCGGCCGCCTCGGCCTCGCGTGAATCTGCCGGCGGCACGTTGCTGCTGCCAGCCCAGCAGTAG
- a CDS encoding sigma-70 family RNA polymerase sigma factor, producing MSVTAAASDETLIARIAQGDRLAMQVLYGRHHVRVYRFGLRLVRNEQAAEDLISEVFLDVWRQAGKFEGRSAVSTWLLAITRFKALSALRRRKDVELEDEAANAIEDTSDDPEVAVQKKNTGEALRKCLTALSPDHREIVDLVYYHEKSVEEVAEIVGIPENTVKTRLFYARKKLAELLKAAGIERGWP from the coding sequence TTGAGCGTGACAGCAGCGGCGTCAGATGAAACCCTGATTGCCCGGATCGCTCAAGGCGACCGGCTCGCCATGCAGGTGCTCTACGGACGGCACCATGTCAGGGTGTACCGTTTCGGGCTCAGGCTCGTACGGAACGAACAGGCTGCTGAAGACCTCATCAGCGAGGTCTTTCTCGATGTGTGGCGTCAGGCTGGCAAGTTCGAGGGCCGTTCTGCCGTCTCCACCTGGCTCCTGGCGATCACGCGGTTCAAGGCTCTCTCGGCACTTCGGCGCCGCAAGGACGTTGAGCTGGAAGACGAGGCCGCGAATGCGATCGAGGACACGTCCGACGATCCGGAGGTTGCGGTCCAGAAGAAGAATACCGGGGAAGCATTGCGCAAGTGCCTGACGGCGCTTTCGCCTGACCACCGGGAGATCGTCGATCTCGTCTACTACCACGAGAAGTCCGTGGAGGAGGTGGCCGAGATCGTCGGAATTCCGGAGAACACCGTCAAGACGCGCCTGTTCTATGCGCGAAAGAAACTGGCCGAACTCCTGAAGGCGGCCGGCATTGAGCGAGGCTGGCCATGA
- a CDS encoding sensor domain-containing diguanylate cyclase, producing the protein MGTMAPPLSIPLVAEAGGSTSPSPADLRVRRAGRRRQMLAMTAGCYLIDAIILLIYAQAGTVPVTIAPAYAAIGILTVAFWTTLSESGFNDRFRDHYLVVPQSLISMMVTVAFCYIAPEVSILFLCTLYIVVGFSSLRATPRQTAVCWTFLALGLAGLFLLTDKPLGMPHDNGLERLATLLVFLLTIAGCMFLGIFSSALRETLYQRGMKLKEAYRRIEELAEIDELTGALNRRSIMQVLDEAMAQARQNGTPCSIVLIDLDWFKRINDAHGHPTGDDVLRTFAITMFANIRGGDRFGRYGGEEFLLVLPGAPADAATRLAERLRQIIAGLDWSAFSAGLQVTFSAGVAAPRGDETTDSLLARADRALYDSKAQGRNRVTSA; encoded by the coding sequence ATGGGCACCATGGCACCGCCTCTTTCGATACCGCTCGTTGCCGAGGCGGGCGGCTCGACGTCGCCTTCGCCGGCCGACCTGCGCGTCCGACGTGCCGGCCGGCGCCGCCAGATGCTGGCGATGACCGCAGGCTGCTACCTGATCGATGCGATCATCCTCCTGATCTATGCGCAGGCGGGCACCGTGCCGGTCACGATTGCGCCGGCCTACGCGGCAATTGGAATTCTCACCGTCGCCTTTTGGACCACGCTGTCGGAGAGCGGCTTCAACGACCGCTTCAGGGACCACTATCTGGTCGTGCCGCAATCGTTGATCAGCATGATGGTCACGGTCGCGTTCTGCTACATCGCGCCGGAAGTCAGCATCCTCTTCCTCTGCACCCTCTACATCGTCGTCGGCTTCAGCTCGCTCCGGGCGACCCCGCGCCAGACCGCGGTGTGCTGGACGTTCCTGGCGCTCGGGCTGGCCGGATTGTTCCTGCTGACCGACAAGCCGCTCGGCATGCCGCACGACAACGGGCTGGAGCGGCTCGCGACACTGCTGGTGTTCCTCCTCACCATCGCCGGCTGCATGTTCCTGGGCATCTTCTCGAGCGCGCTGCGCGAGACGCTGTATCAACGCGGCATGAAGCTGAAAGAGGCCTATCGCCGCATCGAGGAGCTGGCAGAGATCGACGAGCTGACCGGCGCGTTGAACCGGCGCTCCATCATGCAGGTGCTGGACGAGGCGATGGCGCAGGCGCGGCAGAACGGCACCCCCTGCTCGATCGTGCTGATCGATCTCGACTGGTTCAAGCGCATCAACGATGCGCATGGTCATCCGACCGGCGACGACGTGCTGCGGACCTTCGCCATCACGATGTTCGCCAACATCCGCGGCGGTGACCGTTTCGGCCGTTATGGCGGCGAGGAATTCCTGCTGGTGCTACCCGGCGCGCCGGCGGACGCCGCAACACGGCTCGCCGAACGCCTGCGCCAGATCATCGCCGGCCTCGACTGGAGCGCGTTCTCCGCCGGCCTGCAGGTCACGTTCTCAGCCGGGGTTGCGGCGCCGCGCGGCGACGAGACGACCGACTCGCTGCTCGCCCGGGCCGATCGCGCGCTCTACGACTCGAAGGCCCAGGGACGCAATCGCGTCACCAGCGCCTGA
- a CDS encoding DUF2336 domain-containing protein → MSSTPTPNESLLDELQDTLAHGTVARRVETLRRVTDLFVDGAVDFAEDQIALFDDVFECLIDHIETSARALLATRLAPHDRAPPRTLRRLADDDAIEVAGPVLSRSERLDEAALIRTAQTKSQAHLLAISIRRVLSRAVTDILLMRGNDQVIHSTVSNPGADLSGRSFDTLIDRAALDEGLAACLAMRPNLPRHLFLRLVSKASATVRARLEAANPDLAQEVSSAVRTAGRRARSSAVALTSQTEIAHALVRSLHADGRLDDQLVARFTGARKFDEANAAVAAMANVPIAVAESIMIESRAEGVMILAKVAGLSWPTVESIILMRDELAGAAATDLVASRATYERLRRSTAQQVLRFHRVQEAATPMRA, encoded by the coding sequence ATGAGCTCGACACCCACACCCAACGAAAGCCTGCTCGACGAGCTGCAGGACACGCTCGCGCACGGCACCGTTGCGCGCAGGGTCGAGACCCTGCGCAGGGTGACGGACCTGTTCGTCGACGGCGCCGTCGACTTCGCCGAGGACCAGATTGCGCTGTTCGACGACGTCTTCGAATGCCTGATCGACCACATCGAGACCTCGGCCCGGGCGCTGCTCGCGACCCGGCTGGCGCCGCACGACCGCGCGCCGCCGCGGACGCTGCGCCGGCTGGCCGACGACGATGCGATCGAGGTCGCCGGTCCGGTGCTGTCGAGATCCGAACGGCTCGATGAGGCCGCGCTGATCAGGACGGCGCAGACCAAGAGCCAGGCCCATCTGCTCGCGATCTCGATCCGCCGCGTGCTGAGCCGGGCCGTCACCGACATCCTGCTGATGCGCGGCAACGACCAGGTGATCCACAGCACCGTCAGCAATCCGGGCGCGGATCTGTCGGGGCGCAGCTTCGACACGCTCATCGATCGCGCGGCGCTCGACGAGGGCCTGGCCGCATGTCTCGCGATGCGCCCCAACCTGCCGCGCCATCTGTTTCTGAGACTGGTGTCCAAGGCGTCCGCCACGGTCCGCGCCCGGCTCGAAGCTGCCAACCCCGATTTGGCGCAGGAGGTCTCTTCGGCGGTACGGACGGCGGGCCGGCGCGCGCGGTCGAGTGCGGTGGCACTGACCAGCCAGACGGAGATCGCGCACGCGCTGGTGCGCTCGCTGCATGCCGATGGCCGGCTCGACGACCAGCTGGTCGCGCGATTCACCGGGGCGCGAAAGTTCGACGAGGCCAACGCCGCGGTCGCCGCCATGGCCAACGTGCCGATCGCGGTGGCCGAGAGCATCATGATCGAAAGCCGCGCCGAGGGCGTGATGATCCTCGCCAAGGTCGCAGGCCTGTCATGGCCGACGGTCGAGTCGATCATCCTGATGCGGGATGAACTGGCGGGCGCGGCAGCGACCGATCTCGTCGCCAGCAGGGCCACCTATGAGCGGCTGCGGCGGTCCACCGCGCAGCAGGTGCTGCGCTTCCACCGCGTCCAGGAAGCCGCCACGCCGATGCGGGCCTGA
- a CDS encoding NrsF family protein encodes MDTDQLIRSLAADNAQHAQPVGIVLALALMAATPVSTAMLFLGLGIRPDIWLAVRNPFFDLKFVVTMALAIPALVIGLHLSRPEASLQGWSWLLIAPVVVLVGGIAVEMMLPQRAPMMARLVGHNSMLCVSAIPVLSLPLLAASLFGLRHGAPSRPATAGAIAGLVSAGVAATLYAAHCVDDSPLFVATWYTVATLIVAGLGALIGARVLRY; translated from the coding sequence ATGGACACCGATCAGCTCATCCGCTCGCTCGCCGCCGACAATGCACAACACGCGCAGCCGGTCGGCATCGTGCTGGCGCTGGCCCTGATGGCGGCGACGCCGGTGTCGACGGCGATGCTGTTTCTCGGCCTCGGCATTCGGCCGGACATCTGGCTCGCCGTGCGCAATCCGTTCTTCGACCTGAAGTTCGTCGTGACCATGGCGCTGGCAATCCCGGCGCTGGTGATCGGCCTGCATCTGTCGCGGCCCGAGGCGTCGCTGCAGGGCTGGAGCTGGCTGCTGATCGCGCCGGTGGTCGTGCTCGTCGGCGGCATCGCGGTCGAGATGATGCTGCCGCAGCGGGCGCCGATGATGGCGCGGCTGGTCGGCCACAATTCGATGCTGTGCGTGAGCGCCATTCCGGTGCTGTCGCTGCCGCTTCTGGCGGCTTCGCTGTTCGGCCTGCGCCACGGCGCGCCGTCGCGCCCTGCCACGGCGGGCGCGATTGCCGGGCTCGTCTCGGCCGGCGTCGCCGCGACGCTGTATGCGGCGCATTGCGTCGATGATTCGCCGCTGTTCGTCGCGACCTGGTACACCGTCGCGACGCTCATCGTCGCCGGGCTCGGCGCCCTGATCGGTGCGCGCGTGCTGCGCTACTGA
- a CDS encoding sigma-70 family RNA polymerase sigma factor produces the protein MRERDDEWTGWMRQAVAGDDEAYHRLLKAITPVLRAASRRGLARAGQPPDQAEDIVQEILLAVHLKRHTWDVNAPFAPWLFAIARNKLIDMLRRRGRRVFVDIDDFSETLADEPPAPTVSASEVEAQLNTLPKRQRDVLQSIAVEASSIKQTAEKFAMSEGAVRVALHRALSSLTAKLRDA, from the coding sequence GTGCGCGAACGTGACGACGAGTGGACGGGCTGGATGCGTCAGGCCGTCGCCGGAGACGACGAGGCCTATCATCGTCTGCTGAAGGCGATCACGCCCGTGTTGCGCGCCGCATCACGGCGGGGCTTGGCGCGCGCCGGCCAGCCCCCCGACCAGGCCGAGGATATCGTGCAGGAAATTCTGTTGGCGGTTCACCTGAAGCGACACACCTGGGACGTGAACGCGCCGTTCGCGCCCTGGCTGTTTGCGATCGCCCGCAACAAGCTGATCGACATGCTGCGCCGGCGCGGCCGGCGGGTGTTCGTCGACATCGACGATTTCTCGGAGACGCTGGCCGACGAGCCGCCGGCGCCGACCGTCTCCGCCAGCGAGGTCGAGGCGCAGCTCAACACGCTGCCGAAGCGGCAGCGCGACGTGCTGCAATCGATCGCGGTGGAAGCGAGCTCGATCAAGCAGACGGCGGAGAAATTCGCGATGAGCGAGGGCGCGGTGCGGGTGGCGCTGCATCGTGCGCTCTCGAGCCTCACGGCCAAGCTACGGGACGCATGA
- a CDS encoding enoyl-CoA hydratase, producing MSVYEHIIVEGKGAVGLITLNRPKMLNALSFGVFGEIAAAVDDLEADDAIGCIVITGSEKAFAAGADIKEMQPKTFIDMFSSDFTAIGGDRVARCRKPTIAAVSGYALGGGCELAMMCDFIICSDTAKFGQPEITLGTIPGIGGTQRLTRAIGKAKAMDLCLTGRMMDAAEAERAGLVSRIVPADKLMDEVMAAAEKIAAMSRPAAAMAKEAVNRAFETPLSEGMNVERNLFHATFALEDRAEGMAAFIEKRKPVNKNR from the coding sequence ATGAGCGTTTACGAGCACATCATCGTCGAAGGCAAAGGCGCGGTCGGACTGATCACGCTGAACCGGCCCAAGATGCTCAATGCGCTGTCGTTCGGCGTGTTCGGCGAGATCGCCGCCGCCGTCGACGATCTCGAAGCCGACGACGCGATCGGCTGCATCGTGATCACCGGCAGCGAGAAGGCCTTTGCAGCCGGGGCCGACATCAAGGAGATGCAGCCCAAGACCTTCATCGACATGTTCTCGAGCGACTTCACCGCGATCGGCGGCGATCGCGTCGCGCGCTGCCGCAAGCCCACGATCGCCGCCGTGTCGGGCTATGCGCTCGGCGGCGGCTGCGAGCTCGCGATGATGTGCGACTTCATCATCTGCTCCGACACCGCGAAATTCGGTCAGCCGGAAATCACGCTCGGCACCATCCCGGGCATCGGCGGCACCCAGCGCCTGACGCGCGCGATCGGCAAGGCCAAGGCGATGGACCTCTGTCTCACCGGCCGCATGATGGATGCGGCGGAAGCCGAGCGCGCCGGCCTCGTCAGCCGCATCGTGCCGGCCGACAAGCTCATGGACGAGGTGATGGCGGCGGCCGAGAAGATCGCCGCGATGTCACGTCCCGCGGCAGCCATGGCCAAGGAGGCTGTGAACCGCGCCTTCGAGACCCCGCTCTCGGAAGGCATGAACGTCGAGCGCAACCTGTTCCACGCCACCTTCGCGCTGGAGGACCGCGCCGAGGGCATGGCGGCGTTCATCGAGAAGCGCAAGCCGGTCAACAAGAACCGGTGA